The Triticum aestivum cultivar Chinese Spring chromosome 3A, IWGSC CS RefSeq v2.1, whole genome shotgun sequence genome includes a region encoding these proteins:
- the LOC123059870 gene encoding putative pentatricopeptide repeat-containing protein At5g52630 — MRTLISSSCRILDPKRSPRSHTPSDAGHLPCHTPPMASIPSLAVSGAATAVPAVVAAKPLPSSAGFDKGGSYQRSTQAAENGRLESESPPRPLDAQEAMSMLKDGRTVQSAMYVPLLHRCVETRGLGAARALHGHMAKTGTVADMFVATSLVNVYMRCGASRDARSLFDEMPEKNVVTWTALITGYTLNSEAVLALEVFVEMLELGRYPSHYTLGGMLNACSAARRIDLGQQVHGYSIKYGADTITSMSNSLCRMYCKSGDLQSGLRAFKGTPDKNVITWTTMISSCAEDENYLELGLSLFLDMLEGGVTPNEFTLTSVMSLCGARLDMNLGKQVQAFCYKVGCEANLPVKNSTMYLYLRKGETDEAMRLFEEMDSSSIITWNAMISGYAQIMDSAKDDLHARSRGFQALKLFRDLVRSELKPDLFTFSSILSVCSAMMALEQGEQIHATTIKTGCLSDVVVNSALVNMYNKCGCIECGTKAFVEMPTRTPVTWTSMISGYSQHGRSRDAIQLFEDMILSGAKPNEITFVSLLSACSYAGLVEEAERYFDMMRNEYHIEPLVDHYGCMVDMFVRLGRLDDAFSFIKRTGFEPNEAIWSSLVAGCRSHGNMELAFYAADRLLELKPKVIETYVLLLNMYVSTGRWRDVARVRKLAKHEDVGFLRDRSWIAIRDKVYFFRADDMTHPQATELYQLLENLLEKAKAVGYEPYQNAPELLSDSTEGDDDRPAAAAGSLIKHHSERLAVALGLLKTPPGATVRVTKNITMCRDCHSSIKYFSLLANREIVVRDSKRLHKFKDGRCSCGDFGALLL; from the exons ATGCGCACCCTTATCTCATCTTCCTGCCGCATACTCGACCCAAAGAGATCCCCTCGCTCTCACACACCCAGTGATGCTGGCCATCTCCCCTGTCACACCCCGCCAATGGCATCCATCCCCTCCCTCGCCGTctccggcgccgccaccgccgtcccAGCCGTCGTCGCTGCCAAGCCCCTGCCCAGCTCCGCCGGCTTCGACAAG GGCGGTTCTTATCAGAGGAGCACCCAAGCAGCGGAAAATGGCAGATTGGAGAGTGAGAGCCCCCCTCGTCCGCTAGACGCCCAGGAAGCAATGAGCATGCTGAAGGACGGCCGGACTGTGCAGTCGGCGATGTACGTGCCCCTGCTGCACCGGTGCGTCGAGACCAGAGGCCTCGGCGCCGCCAGGGCCCTGCACGGCCACATGGCGAAGACCGGAACCGTCGCGGACATGTTCGTGGCGACGTCCCTGGTAAACGTGTACATGAGGTGCGGGGCGAGCCGGGACGCGCGCagcctgttcgacgaaatgcccgagAAGAACGTGGTCACCTGGACGGCGCTGATTACAGGATATACTCTGAACTCTGAAGCGGTGCTGGCGCTGGAGGTGTTCGTCGAGATGCTCGAGCTTGGGAGGTACCCGTCGCATTACACGCTGGGCGGCATGCTGAACGCGTGCTCTGCCGCGCGCAGGATCGATCTGGGCCAGCAGGTCCATGGCTACTCGATCAAGTATGGGGCTGATACCATCACGAGCATGAGCAATTCACTTTGTAGGATGTACTGCAAGTCTGGAGACTTACAATCTGGTCTGAGGGCCTTTAAGGGGACCCCTGACAAGAATGTGATCACCTGGACGACGATGATATCGTCCTGCGCCGAAGACGAGAACTACCTGGAGCTTGGGCTGAGCTTGTTTCTCGATATGCTCGAGGGAGGGGTGACGCCGAATGAGTTCACGTTGACCAGTGTCATGAGCTTGTGTGGCGCGAGGCTGGATATGAATCTCGGCAAGCAGGTCCAGGCTTTCTGCTACAAGGTTGGGTGTGAAGCGAATCTTCCAGTGAAGAACTCCACAATGTACCTCTATCTCAGGAAGGGCGAAACGGACGAGGCTATGCGGTTGTTTGAAGAGATGGACAGCAGCAGTATTATCACGTGGAATGCAATGATCTCCGGGTATGCTCAAATCATGGACTCGGCAAAGGATGACCTCCATGCTCGTTCCAGAGGGTTCCAGGCACTCAAATTGTTCCGTGATCTCGTGAGGTCTGAATTGAAGCCTGATCTGTTCACCTTCTCAAGCATCCTGTCAGTCTGCAGCGCCATGATGGCCTTGGAGCAGGGTGAGCAAATCCACGCAACCACCATAAAGACTGGATGTCTGTCGGATGTTGTTGTGAACAGCGCACTGGTAAACATGTATAACAAGTGCGGATGCATCGAGTGTGGGACCAAAGCCTTCGTCGAGATGCCAACACGGACACCTGTCACTTGGACCTCTATGATTTCAGGGTACTCGCAGCATGGCAGGTCCCGAGATGCGATACAGCTCTTTGAGGACATGATATTATCTGGCGCCAAACCAAACGAAATCACATTCGTAAGTTTGCTGTCAGCCTGCAGCTATGCTGGTTTAGTAGAGGAGGCTGAGCGCTACTTTGACATGATGCGGAATGAGTATCATATAGAGCCTCTTGTGGACCATTACGGGTGCATGGTTGACATGTTTGTGCGATTGGGCCGGCTGGATGATGCATTTTCCTTCATCAAGAGAACAGGCTTTGAGCCGAATGAGGCCATCTGGTCTAGTTTGGTAGCTGGATGTCGGAGTCACGGGAACATGGAGCTTGCTTTCTACGCTGCTGATAGGCTCCTTGAGCTCAAGCCGAAAGTGATTGAAACATATGTCTTGCTGTTGAACATGTACGTGTCTACTGGTAGATGGCGTGACGTCGCTAGGGTGCGGAAACTGGCCAAACATGAAGATGTCGGGTTTCTCAGAGACCGTAGCTGGATTGCAATCAGAGACAAGGTGTATTTCTTTAGAGCTGATGACATGACTCACCCTCAAGCTACCGAGTTGTATCAATTGTTGGAGAATTTGCTGGAAAAGGCTAAGGCTGTAGGGTACGAACCGTACCAGAACGCTCCTGAGTTGTTATCTGACAGCACGGAGGGCGATGACGACAGGCCTGCTGCTGCTGCAGGTTCACTAATAAAGCACCACAGTGAGAGGTTAGCTGTTGCACTGGGGCTGCTCAAAACACCTCCTGGTGCGACAGTCCGTGTGACCAAGAACATCACCATGTGCAGGGACTGCCACAGCTCTATCAAATACTTCTCATTACTTGCAAACAGAGAGATTGTTGTCCGGGACAGTAAACGGCTTCACAAGTTCAAGGATGGTCGGTGCTCCTGTGGGGATTTTGGTGCGCTCCTCCTGTGA